Proteins encoded together in one Leishmania donovani BPK282A1 complete genome, chromosome 33 window:
- a CDS encoding RNA-binding protein, putative: MTVNNSNNNGERLGSGTARLFVGQLNFDATEHDLRQIFSFYGHVIHTNVLRDADGKSTGSGFVTFRVTDEADFAIMSMHDRYNMGREKPLQVSYCRRSERISPFGYEHAMKLREKNTTNPPPPQPTSS; encoded by the coding sequence ATGACAgtcaacaacagcaacaacaacggcgaGAGGCTGGGCAGTGGCACGGCTCGCCTGTTCGTTGGTCAGCTGAACTTTGACGCCACCGAGCATGATCTCCGCCAGATCTTCTCCTTTTATGGCCACGTCATTCACACGAatgtgctgcgcgatgcggACGGCAagagcaccggcagcggcttcgtCACGTTCCGCGTCACAGACGAGGCGGACTTCGCTATCATGTCCATGCACGATCGCTACAACATGGGCCGGGAGAAGCCGCTGCAAGTCTCCtactgccgccgcagcgagcgcatCTCGCCTTTTGGGTACGAACACGCAATGAAACTGCGGGAGAAGAACACCACGAacccgccaccaccgcagccgacgTCATCGTGA